A DNA window from Hydrogenophaga taeniospiralis contains the following coding sequences:
- the purD gene encoding phosphoribosylamine--glycine ligase gives MKVLVIGGGGREHALAWKLKQSEGVSQVFVAPGNAGTARDPQLVNLAITDKVALREWAQANGVALTVVGPEAPLAAGVVDEFRAHGLSIFGPTKAAAQLESSKAFSKAFMQRHGIPTAEYQTFTDPVQAHAYVDAKGAPIVIKADGLAAGKGVVVAMSLPEAHEAIDFMLVDNTLGVAHNEGGARVVIEEFLEGEEASFIVLCDGVNALALATSQDHKRLLDADQGPNTGGMGAYSPAPVVTPEVHDRAMNEVILPTLRGMAADGIPYTGFLYAGLMITPDGRVKTLEFNCRMGDPETQPIMMRLKSNLAQVLLAATRGELDRVALEWDPRVALGVVLAAAGYPLSPRKGDAITGLPADAADLMVFHAGTSASSGEVVTSGGRVLCVTALGDTVASAQRKAYDAIDRIRFDGMQFRRDIGYRAV, from the coding sequence TTGAAAGTTCTGGTGATTGGCGGCGGTGGCCGCGAGCACGCGCTGGCGTGGAAGCTGAAACAGTCCGAGGGCGTGAGCCAGGTCTTCGTGGCGCCCGGCAACGCCGGCACGGCGCGCGACCCACAGTTGGTCAATCTGGCGATCACCGACAAGGTGGCGCTGCGCGAATGGGCGCAGGCCAACGGCGTCGCGCTCACGGTGGTCGGCCCTGAAGCCCCGCTGGCCGCGGGCGTGGTGGACGAGTTCCGTGCCCATGGCCTGTCGATCTTCGGCCCCACGAAAGCCGCCGCGCAACTGGAAAGCTCCAAGGCCTTCTCCAAGGCCTTCATGCAGCGCCACGGCATCCCCACGGCCGAGTACCAGACCTTCACCGATCCGGTGCAGGCCCATGCCTACGTGGACGCCAAGGGCGCGCCGATCGTGATCAAGGCCGATGGCCTGGCGGCGGGCAAGGGCGTGGTGGTGGCCATGTCGCTGCCCGAGGCGCACGAGGCGATCGACTTCATGCTGGTGGACAACACGCTGGGCGTGGCGCACAACGAAGGTGGCGCGCGCGTGGTGATCGAAGAGTTCCTCGAAGGCGAAGAAGCCAGCTTCATCGTCTTGTGCGACGGCGTGAATGCCCTGGCGCTGGCCACCAGCCAGGACCACAAGCGGCTGCTGGACGCGGATCAGGGCCCGAACACCGGCGGCATGGGTGCATATTCGCCCGCGCCGGTGGTCACGCCCGAGGTGCACGACCGCGCCATGAACGAGGTGATCCTGCCGACGCTGCGCGGCATGGCGGCCGACGGCATTCCCTATACCGGCTTCTTGTATGCCGGTCTGATGATCACGCCCGACGGCCGTGTGAAGACCCTGGAGTTCAACTGCCGCATGGGCGACCCGGAAACCCAGCCGATCATGATGCGCCTCAAGAGCAACCTGGCGCAGGTGTTGCTGGCCGCCACGCGCGGCGAGCTTGATCGGGTGGCTTTGGAGTGGGACCCACGCGTGGCGCTGGGCGTGGTGCTGGCGGCTGCGGGTTATCCACTGAGTCCGCGCAAGGGCGATGCCATCACCGGCCTGCCGGCGGATGCGGCCGATCTCATGGTGTTCCACGCCGGTACCAGCGCGTCCAGCGGGGAGGTGGTGACCTCGGGTGGCCGGGTGCTGTGTGTCACAGCCCTTGGCGACACCGTGGCCAGCGCCCAGCGCAAAGCCTACGACGCGATCGACCGCATCCGCTTTGACGGCATGCAGTTCCGCCGCGACATCGGTTACCGCGCGGTGTGA
- the hemF gene encoding oxygen-dependent coproporphyrinogen oxidase has protein sequence MSQQTQEVRDYLTDLQERITSTVAMIDGGRFLVDKWKKAPGEPLQGQGITQILEDGAVFERAGCGFSHVKGPRLPPSATQHRPELSGAPFEAMGVSLVFHPRNPYVPTVHMNVRMIAATPRGGAPVCWFGGGMDLTPYYGFEEDAVHFHRSCKTALDPFGVDKYPRFKTWCDEYFYLKHRDEQRGIGGVFYDDFSELGFAGSFAMTASVGDAFLDAYLPIVDQRKNMPYGERERNFQLYRRGRYVEFNLVWDRGTHFGLQSGGRSESILLSMPPLVSWAYNRKSKKGTPEDRLYKEFLVRKDWL, from the coding sequence ATGAGCCAACAGACGCAAGAGGTTCGCGACTACCTGACCGACCTGCAGGAGCGCATCACATCCACCGTGGCCATGATCGATGGCGGCCGTTTCCTGGTGGACAAGTGGAAGAAGGCGCCTGGTGAACCGCTGCAAGGGCAGGGCATCACGCAGATCCTGGAGGATGGCGCGGTGTTCGAACGCGCCGGCTGCGGTTTCTCGCATGTGAAAGGCCCGCGCCTGCCACCCTCGGCCACGCAACACCGGCCCGAGCTGTCGGGTGCGCCGTTCGAGGCCATGGGCGTGTCGCTGGTGTTCCACCCGCGCAACCCTTATGTGCCCACGGTGCACATGAACGTGCGCATGATCGCCGCCACTCCCCGGGGCGGCGCGCCGGTGTGCTGGTTCGGCGGCGGCATGGACCTCACGCCCTACTATGGTTTCGAGGAAGACGCGGTGCATTTCCACCGCAGCTGCAAGACCGCGCTCGACCCGTTCGGGGTGGACAAGTACCCGCGCTTCAAGACCTGGTGTGACGAGTATTTTTATCTCAAGCACCGCGATGAGCAGCGCGGCATCGGCGGCGTGTTCTACGACGATTTCTCCGAGCTGGGGTTTGCCGGCAGCTTTGCCATGACGGCCTCGGTGGGTGACGCGTTTCTCGATGCCTACCTGCCCATCGTGGACCAGCGCAAGAACATGCCTTACGGCGAGCGCGAGCGCAACTTCCAGCTGTACCGTCGCGGACGCTACGTGGAGTTCAACCTGGTCTGGGACCGAGGAACCCATTTCGGCCTGCAGTCGGGCGGGCGCAGCGAGTCCATCCTGTTGTCCATGCCACCATTGGTGAGCTGGGCCTACAACCGCAAGAGCAAAAAAGGCACACCGGAAGACCGGCTGTACAAGGAATTTCTGGTGCGCAAGGACTGGCTCTGA
- the nadD gene encoding nicotinate (nicotinamide) nucleotide adenylyltransferase — protein MATRPQRVGMFGGAFDPPHWAHRALADVALSQLGLDVLHILPTGQAWHKARVLSPAQHRVNMCRLAFGDLPNTRIDEREIHRAGPSYTADTLKELATEYPGAELFLVLGADQLLAFKSWVRWPEVLAQATLAVANRATNIGADATLDPQQETDLSGVDLPFRRLDMPLKNISATAVRAHLGQTISRSDSLQVLVPEAVASYISLHHLYQNPS, from the coding sequence ATGGCCACGAGGCCCCAGCGTGTGGGCATGTTCGGCGGTGCGTTCGATCCACCCCACTGGGCGCATCGGGCCTTGGCCGACGTGGCGTTGAGCCAGCTCGGGCTCGACGTGCTGCACATCCTGCCCACGGGACAGGCCTGGCACAAGGCACGCGTGCTGTCGCCGGCCCAACACCGGGTGAACATGTGTCGGCTGGCCTTTGGCGACCTGCCCAACACCCGCATCGACGAACGGGAGATCCACCGCGCCGGCCCGAGCTACACCGCCGACACCCTGAAAGAACTGGCCACCGAGTACCCGGGCGCAGAGTTGTTCCTGGTGCTGGGGGCCGACCAGTTGCTGGCCTTCAAAAGCTGGGTGCGCTGGCCCGAGGTGCTGGCGCAGGCCACGCTGGCCGTGGCCAACCGCGCCACCAACATCGGCGCCGACGCCACGCTCGACCCGCAACAGGAAACGGATCTTTCGGGCGTTGACCTGCCATTTCGGCGGCTGGACATGCCGTTGAAAAACATCAGCGCCACCGCCGTGCGTGCCCATCTGGGGCAGACCATCAGCCGCAGTGACTCGCTGCAGGTTCTGGTGCCCGAGGCCGTCGCAAGCTATATTTCACTCCATCACCTTTATCAGAATCCTTCATGA
- the rsfS gene encoding ribosome silencing factor, which produces MTSETTGKKDIQKLQRAIVDGLEDVKGQDIVVFNTEHLSPLFERVIVASGTSNRQTKALAASVRDAVREAGFDKPRIEGEDNGEWIIVDCGAAVAHVMQPVIRQYYRLEEIWGSKPVRLKHGAEKAAEAKPATKTAAKTTKKVAAKEVKPIDAKSVARKAAKAASAAVVAAPAKAGAKTATRATGKAAVKTATKPASRKTATSAAPAKTPLKTVVVKPKSATRPAAKSATKPAVKRAPAAKTVAKAAPKKKA; this is translated from the coding sequence ATGACCAGCGAAACCACCGGCAAAAAAGACATCCAGAAACTCCAGCGCGCCATTGTCGATGGGCTTGAGGACGTCAAGGGTCAGGACATCGTGGTCTTCAACACGGAACATCTCTCCCCCCTGTTCGAGCGCGTGATCGTCGCCAGCGGCACATCCAACCGGCAGACCAAGGCGCTGGCCGCCAGCGTGCGCGACGCCGTGCGCGAGGCCGGCTTCGACAAACCGCGCATCGAGGGCGAAGACAACGGCGAATGGATCATCGTGGACTGCGGTGCCGCCGTGGCCCATGTGATGCAGCCCGTGATCCGGCAGTACTACCGCCTGGAAGAAATCTGGGGCTCCAAGCCGGTGCGCCTGAAGCACGGCGCTGAAAAGGCGGCCGAAGCCAAGCCAGCCACCAAGACGGCGGCCAAGACCACGAAGAAAGTCGCCGCCAAGGAAGTCAAGCCGATCGACGCCAAGTCGGTGGCGCGCAAGGCCGCCAAGGCGGCTTCTGCCGCCGTGGTCGCCGCGCCAGCCAAGGCCGGTGCAAAGACGGCCACGCGGGCGACCGGCAAAGCCGCGGTCAAGACGGCCACGAAGCCCGCGAGTCGCAAGACGGCCACCAGCGCCGCACCCGCCAAGACCCCGCTGAAGACCGTGGTGGTCAAGCCCAAGAGCGCGACGCGTCCGGCCGCCAAATCGGCCACCAAACCTGCGGTGAAGCGGGCGCCTGCCGCCAAGACCGTGGCCAAAGCGGCACCCAAGAAAAAGGCATGA
- the rlmH gene encoding 23S rRNA (pseudouridine(1915)-N(3))-methyltransferase RlmH, producing MKLVIVAVGQRMPDWAQTAYDDYAKRFPPELRVEIKTVKTEPRGSKTVETLLAAERERIQAVLPRGCRVVVLDERGTALTTKALAQQLQQWQLEGDDVALVIGGPDGLEPAFRASAHQRIRLSDLTLPHAMVRVLLIEQLYRAWSVNANHPYHRE from the coding sequence ATGAAGCTGGTGATCGTCGCGGTCGGGCAGCGCATGCCCGACTGGGCCCAGACCGCCTACGACGACTACGCCAAACGCTTTCCGCCCGAACTGCGGGTGGAAATCAAGACCGTCAAGACCGAACCGCGCGGCTCCAAAACCGTGGAGACGCTGCTGGCGGCCGAGCGCGAGCGCATCCAGGCGGTCCTTCCACGCGGTTGCCGCGTGGTGGTGCTCGACGAGCGCGGCACGGCGCTCACGACCAAGGCGCTGGCCCAGCAGTTGCAGCAATGGCAGCTGGAGGGAGACGACGTGGCCCTGGTGATCGGCGGACCCGACGGCCTGGAACCGGCGTTCCGGGCGTCTGCGCACCAGCGCATTCGCCTGTCCGACCTGACCTTGCCCCACGCGATGGTGCGGGTGCTGCTGATCGAGCAGCTGTACCGGGCGTGGTCGGTCAATGCCAACCACCCTTACCACCGAGAGTGA
- a CDS encoding Maf family protein has product MSDFIYLASQSPRRLQLLEQWGVRCELLLPDADEDVEALEALLPGEAPAAYVQRVTGLKLEASLARLQRRGLPPAPVLCADTTVALGRRILGKPADAAEACRMLADLAGRRHRVLTAVAVGKPGARGARRWSALSTSWVSFDALTPAQIRRYADSGEPLGKAGAYAIQGRAALWTHHISGSYSGIMGLPAHETAQVLGAAGVRLV; this is encoded by the coding sequence ATGTCCGATTTCATCTACCTTGCCTCCCAGAGTCCGCGACGCCTGCAACTGCTCGAACAGTGGGGCGTGCGCTGCGAACTGCTGCTGCCCGATGCCGACGAAGACGTGGAGGCACTCGAAGCGCTGCTCCCCGGCGAGGCGCCTGCGGCCTATGTGCAGCGGGTGACCGGTCTCAAACTGGAGGCTTCTCTGGCCAGGCTCCAACGCCGCGGCCTGCCGCCCGCGCCGGTGCTCTGCGCCGACACCACGGTGGCGCTGGGCCGGCGCATCCTGGGCAAGCCGGCCGATGCGGCCGAGGCCTGCCGCATGCTGGCCGATCTGGCGGGCCGTCGCCACCGGGTGCTCACGGCGGTGGCGGTGGGCAAGCCCGGTGCGCGGGGTGCGCGGCGATGGAGCGCACTGTCCACCTCGTGGGTGAGTTTCGATGCGCTCACGCCTGCGCAGATCCGGCGCTACGCCGACAGCGGCGAGCCGCTGGGCAAGGCCGGCGCGTATGCGATCCAGGGGCGCGCTGCGCTGTGGACGCACCACATCAGCGGCAGTTATTCGGGCATCATGGGCCTGCCCGCGCACGAGACGGCGCAGGTGCTGGGCGCCGCTGGCGTGCGGCTGGTCTGA